CGGCACGGTCAGCCTGCGGGTGGGCACCTACCTCGCCCTGCTGGACGACCTGCTCTCTGGGCTGCACGCGCAGGGGTTCCGGCGCCTGCTGATCGTGAACGGGCACGGCGGCAACAGCCCCGGCCAGGGCTGGCTGGGCGAGTGGCTGGCCCGGCACCCCGACGCGCGGGTGCAGTGGCACAACTGGTGGAACGCCCCGCGCACCTGGGCCGCCGTGCAGGCGACCGATCCCCTCGCCAGCCACGCGAGTTGGATGGAGAACTTTCCCTGGACCCGGCTGGAAGAGGCAAGCGGCTCCGCCGAACGCAAGCCGATGGTGGACCTCGCCCGGATGCGTCAGCTTCCCCCGGCGGGGGTGCGGGCGCTGCTGGGCGACGGCAACTTCGGCGGCCTGCCGGGGCGACCCGACGCCGAGATGGAGGCGATCTGGCAGGAAGCGGTGGCAGAGACGCGGGAGTTGCTGGAGGGTGGCTGGGCCTCCTGACGGGCGCTACCCTCCCTCCATGACGCCCGACCTCCCCTATTACGACTGGCTGTATGCCCGCACCCGAGCGGGCCGCGAGCGGGGACCAGGGGGAGCGCGGGCGCTGCTGGACCAATTGGGGCGCCCCGACGCCGCCTTCGGAAGCGTCCGCGTCGTCGGCACCAATGGCAAGGGCAGCACCTGCGCGATGCTGGAAGCCGGGCTGCTGGCCGCTGGGGTCCGCGTGGGCCGCTTCACCAGCCCCCACCTCCAGCGCTACGAGGAACGCGTGCGGGTGGGGAGGGAGGAGCTGGACCCCGCCCGCACCGCCGCCTTCATCCAAGGGGCGAAGGACCACGCCCCGGACGCGGCCTTTTTTGACCTGACCCTCGCGCTGGCCTGCCAGGTTTTCGCGGAAGATGGGGTGGAGATCGCCGTGATGGAAGCTGGAGTGGGCGGCGCCTCCGACGCGACGGCGGCGCTGACGGACGTGCGGGCGGTGGCCCTGACCAACGTGGCGCTGGACCATGTGGCAACCCTGGGGCCGACCCTCGCGGACATCGCCCGCGACAAGGCGGGGGCTGCCCGGCCCGGCGTGCCCCTCCTGACCACCGCGGCCGGTGAGACGCTGGCCGTCGTGCGCGAGGTGGCGGGAGCGGTGGGAGCCCCGCTGTTCACCTCGGACACCCACCCCGACCTTTTCACCGTGCCCCACCTGCCGCGCCTGCCGGGACCGCACCAGCACGCCAACGCGGCGCTGGCCGCAGCCACCCTGCGAACGCTGGGCCACCCAGAGGGCGTGGAGGCTGCCCTGAACGCGACCTTCCCCGCCCGGCTGGAGCGCTTTGAGGCGGAAGGCAAGACCGTCTGGGTGGATGGAGCGCACAATCCCCACGCGGCCCTGGCCCTCGCGGCCAGCCTGCCGGGGGGCGCGGATGTGCTGCTCTTCGGCGGCCTCGCCCGCAAGGACACGGCGGCCACGCTTGAGCCGTTGCTGGGACTGGCCCCGCAGCGCGTCTTCACGTCCCCCGGCGCCCCGGCCGCCCCCCCGGAGGAGCTCAGCGCCCGCTACGGCGGCGAGGCCGTGCCCGACGTGGGGCAGGCCCTGGCCCTGGCCCTCGCGCAGACGCCCCCCGGCGGCACGTTGCTGGTGGCGGGAAGCCTGTATCTGGCGGGAGCGGTGCGGGGCCTGCTTGACAGGAGCGGGGCGGGCCGCTAGACTTCTTTCCGCTCTGGGTCGTTAGCTCAATTGGCAGAGCAGCTGACTCTTAATCAGCGGGTTGTAGGTTCGATTCCTACACGACCCACCAGAGAAAAGCCCCGCTGAGTGCGGGGCTTTTGCTTTTGCAGTCGGGCTCATATTGACGCGGCTAGAGCTGAGTGACGCAACCGTGACACAACCAGCTAATTTACGGCTCCAGCCGTGGGGAAGAAGTCGTTGATGTCAAAGGCTGCCTCTTCGCGCTGTTCGTCGTAAAGGTGCGTGTAGGTGCGGAGGGTAAACCCCACATCCGCATGGCCCAGGCGTTCGCTAACCGTCTTGGGCGGAATGCCGCGCCGAATCATCAACGAGGCTGCGGTATGCCGCAGGTCATGGAAGCGGATGCGCGGTACCTCCGCCTCTGCCAGAATCTGGGTGAACCACCTGTAGAAGTTCCGGGGGTCCGTTGCAGTGCCGATCTCCGAGGCGAAGACATACCCGTCGTTCCCGTGACCCTGCCACGCTTCGGCGGCGGCCTTGCGCTCGGCTTCCTGACGTTGACGGTGTTCCTGCAATTTGCTCAAGGTGCCCGCAGACAAGATGATGGTCCGCCGTGACCCAGCCGTCTTCGGCGTTTGCAGGACGAGCTCGACAGAGGACACTGCCAGTTTGCCCGCATGCATCTTCCCGGGCTTCGCCTCCAAACGAACCTCGACAAGGTTGTGCCGGACTTTCAGGCGGGAACGCTCCCAATCAACGTCACTCCACTGCAGCCCCAGCAACTCGCCACGCCGCATGCCCGTCATCAGTGCCAGATAGAACGCCGCGTGTAGGCGGTGGGTCTGCGACTGGTCGAGAAACGCCGCTACCTGTTCGGGGGTCCAGACATGCAGTTCCGGGCGCGTGGTCTTGGGTGCTTTGATCGCCTCGGCCACGTTGCGCGGCAGCATCTGCCAGCGCACGGCCTGCCGGAGGGCCATCTTGAGCACACGCAGGGTATAGCTCATCACTTGTGGGGACTTGCCGTCTCGCCGCAGGGCGGTTAGAGCTGCCTCCACGTCCAGAGGCGTCAGCTTTTCCAGCTTCTTGCGCCCAAGTTGCGGCGTGATGTAGAGCCTCGCCGTATCACGGTAGGAGCGCAGAGTATTGGGTTTGACGCCGTCCCGCTCCTTTGAATCAATCCAGCGGTGAAGGAACGCCGCGACAGTCAGATTCTCGGCATCAGCCAGTGTCCCGGTGTGCTGTGCGGCGAGAAGGGCTGCCATCTTTTCCCGAACCTCGTCCTGGGCCTTCCCACTGACCGTCTTGCGGATCGGCTTGCCTTGCAGGTCATAGCCCAGACTGATCGCGCCGCGCCAGCCGACCACCTTGCCGTTCTTGATCCGCTTGCTGATGGTGCCCTCGCCATTGGCCCTTTTTGCCATGTTTCAACCGTCCTTTCGCGTCACGGTGAGTTGGAGGTCCAGGGCGGCCAGAAGCTTCTGCCACCCCTCAGGGACACTGCCACTCTGGCCGGTGAGCATCCGTGTGATCTGCGGGCGCGGCATCCCCAACTGTTCGGCAATCTGGGCATGTGTCAGGCCGCGCTCGCGCAGCTCAGCTCTGATGGCTTCACGGATGTCTACATTCATCTCAGTCAAGGTAACACCTGCGATTACAACGTAGCACTTTTAATTACACACCTGACTTTGACTGTTCCAAGCGCCTCTCGCTGCCCACAGGTGGGCGAGTTGCCGTTCTGGGTCGAAGCCACAGGCATACAGGGCCGCGCAGGTCAGCACGTACCCTCCCAGGTCCGGCACCATCCCCGAAGGCAGAACACCGGGGCGGTTCAGGCTGTGCCCTGACGCCGCCCGCACCAGCCGTACGAGCGGTTCAGGTAGGCGGGCAACTTGCCCGCCCGTGCTGGCCTGGAGTTCCCGCAGAAGGGCATTCTTCTGCAGCTTGATCTGCTCAGCCAGTTCTGGAGTTACGGCCCCGGAACGCCCGCGAGCGACCAGGCGCCCACCGTCCACAGCCAGGCGCACGCCGCGCCCTTCCAGCTCCCGCAGCAGGTCACCCGCTACCACGTCCCCAGCACCTCCCCGTCTTCACCGTCCGGTCCGTCCCCCGGCGTCCCTGCCACTTGCACCACTACATCAGATGCAAGGGTTTGGTGTGGTGGTGAAACCTCGGGCGCATGGCCCGGCAGGGCGTACCGTCCCCGGTCCAACTTCACCACTTGGCCGGAGTTCTCCAGCGCCTTCAGCGCCCGGTCGAAGGTGCCGCCCTTCCTGCCCAGCTTGGCGCGGGGCAGGGGACCGTCTTGCAGGGCGTCGAGGATGCCGCGCTGAGTCTCCTGTGCCCGCTCGTCCCGCTCCCGGTGAACCGTCCGGGGGCCAGCCTCTCCCAGGAAGTCGAGGCCCAGCGTCTCCAGGCGGTCGCCCGTCCCCACGAACTCCAGCCGGGTCAGGAAGGCATCGAAGGGGGCCGTGTTGCTCTTGTCCACACTCCAGCGCGTGACGTTCCTGTCGCGTTCCTCTTCCTTCTCCAGAGCGACGGAGACACGCGCCCACGCCCGCTTCTGTTGACTCCCCATCGGCGTAGGGATGCCCGCACCACCCGCCGCCGCTTTCGTGGCGTGGTCAATCACCAGCACCGCCGCGCCCGCCTTCCGCGCCGGGTTCAGGCCCAGTCTCAGGGCCAGCGCCACGTCCTGCCCGCTGTTGGTATCGCCCACCATCATCTGACCCAGTGAGTCACACACCACGAGGTCTATTCCCAGGGTCTTGACCGTCAGCGCGAGGTCCGGCCCCATGGCCTCCAGGGATTGCAGAGGGGCGGCTTCGCCCGGAAAGGCGCACTCTTCCGTGTTGGGGCTGTAGTAAACGAAGGCTTCCGGCAGCCCTTCCAGCCCGACCCCCCGGAAGGCCGCTTCAAAGAGTTCCCGGTTGTACTCCCAGGAGCCGTCGAAGTCCAGGTAGAGCACCCGCAGGCCGCGCGTCACAGTCTTCAGGTGAGCGAAGGACCGCCCTACCACCAGACAGGCCACCAGATGCGCCGTGTGAGCGGTCTTGCGGCCTCCGGGCTGCCCGAAGAGCAGCGTTCCCGCTCCCCGCGCCAGAAACTTTTCCACCAGCCATTCCACCGGCTTCACGGGTGGGGCGGTCGTGCCGTTGAAGACCGGGAGCAGCCGAGGTTCACGGGGCGCAGTCACAGCACACCCCCGAACTTCCGCAGCTTGGCCCGGTACTTCCGAAGAGCCAGCGTCTCCGGGTTGTCTTCCACCACCGCACCACTTCTAGGGGTTTGGTGTGATGGTGAAATGTAGGGGGCCGTTCTCTCACCGGTTGGTGAAACGGTGCGGTGAGTGGTGGAATTGGCGGGCCATAACCCCACATGAGTCAGGGGATCGGGAGAAGTCGTACCATCCCGCAGGGCACGGGTCAAAGTGCTCCCTATCTCACTGTCTGGCAGGCCCGTCGCCGCTGCGGCCTGCCACAGAACGGGCTGGGCCTCTTCGCTCTCTAAATGGCCTCCGCCGATCAGTTGCCCAACGCGGAAGCCTGCGCCGTTGAGGTGGTTGTTCCTCTCCCCTTCGCCTGCCTGAGCCAACTCGTCACAAATTCGGGTGAGCGCGGCCAGAGCGTACTTGCGCCGCACGCTATTCGCCCCCGTGGGGACACTGAGCAGAGGGGGCAGTAAGTCAGGGTGCCTACGGACAGGCAGAGGGAAGGCGGCCCGGACCTGGGCCAGGGTGTAGCGCCGTCCAGTGTTGGACAGGATGCGGGTCATGAACGGGTCGCCCTTTTGGTGAA
This portion of the Deinococcus terrestris genome encodes:
- a CDS encoding creatininase family protein → MRVQDLNWEGVEAFLRRDDRAVLPLGCTEQHARLSLATDSLLAERVSVEAAEHLGIPVFPALPYGITPTFTAYPGTVSLRVGTYLALLDDLLSGLHAQGFRRLLIVNGHGGNSPGQGWLGEWLARHPDARVQWHNWWNAPRTWAAVQATDPLASHASWMENFPWTRLEEASGSAERKPMVDLARMRQLPPAGVRALLGDGNFGGLPGRPDAEMEAIWQEAVAETRELLEGGWAS
- a CDS encoding glutamate ligase domain-containing protein, encoding MTPDLPYYDWLYARTRAGRERGPGGARALLDQLGRPDAAFGSVRVVGTNGKGSTCAMLEAGLLAAGVRVGRFTSPHLQRYEERVRVGREELDPARTAAFIQGAKDHAPDAAFFDLTLALACQVFAEDGVEIAVMEAGVGGASDATAALTDVRAVALTNVALDHVATLGPTLADIARDKAGAARPGVPLLTTAAGETLAVVREVAGAVGAPLFTSDTHPDLFTVPHLPRLPGPHQHANAALAAATLRTLGHPEGVEAALNATFPARLERFEAEGKTVWVDGAHNPHAALALAASLPGGADVLLFGGLARKDTAATLEPLLGLAPQRVFTSPGAPAAPPEELSARYGGEAVPDVGQALALALAQTPPGGTLLVAGSLYLAGAVRGLLDRSGAGR
- a CDS encoding DNA-primase RepB domain-containing protein, with the protein product MILPAETAAFLAQFAGRHTFQTFDDRPNKDARLSRILHSPAELPALNRQGAGVFVMVNEGDGAGRKNGNVTHIRAYYADFDGQPLPARWSLEPSLLVESSQGKFHAYWILENGEAPPLDGAAFNAQQEALAHAVGSCPDDCKGLSRVMRLPGFLHQKGDPFMTRILSNTGRRYTLAQVRAAFPLPVRRHPDLLPPLLSVPTGANSVRRKYALAALTRICDELAQAGEGERNNHLNGAGFRVGQLIGGGHLESEEAQPVLWQAAAATGLPDSEIGSTLTRALRDGTTSPDPLTHVGLWPANSTTHRTVSPTGERTAPYISPSHQTPRSGAVVEDNPETLALRKYRAKLRKFGGVL
- a CDS encoding helix-turn-helix domain-containing protein; this translates as MNVDIREAIRAELRERGLTHAQIAEQLGMPRPQITRMLTGQSGSVPEGWQKLLAALDLQLTVTRKDG
- a CDS encoding tyrosine-type recombinase/integrase; translated protein: MAKRANGEGTISKRIKNGKVVGWRGAISLGYDLQGKPIRKTVSGKAQDEVREKMAALLAAQHTGTLADAENLTVAAFLHRWIDSKERDGVKPNTLRSYRDTARLYITPQLGRKKLEKLTPLDVEAALTALRRDGKSPQVMSYTLRVLKMALRQAVRWQMLPRNVAEAIKAPKTTRPELHVWTPEQVAAFLDQSQTHRLHAAFYLALMTGMRRGELLGLQWSDVDWERSRLKVRHNLVEVRLEAKPGKMHAGKLAVSSVELVLQTPKTAGSRRTIILSAGTLSKLQEHRQRQEAERKAAAEAWQGHGNDGYVFASEIGTATDPRNFYRWFTQILAEAEVPRIRFHDLRHTAASLMIRRGIPPKTVSERLGHADVGFTLRTYTHLYDEQREEAAFDINDFFPTAGAVN
- a CDS encoding AAA family ATPase encodes the protein MTAPREPRLLPVFNGTTAPPVKPVEWLVEKFLARGAGTLLFGQPGGRKTAHTAHLVACLVVGRSFAHLKTVTRGLRVLYLDFDGSWEYNRELFEAAFRGVGLEGLPEAFVYYSPNTEECAFPGEAAPLQSLEAMGPDLALTVKTLGIDLVVCDSLGQMMVGDTNSGQDVALALRLGLNPARKAGAAVLVIDHATKAAAGGAGIPTPMGSQQKRAWARVSVALEKEEERDRNVTRWSVDKSNTAPFDAFLTRLEFVGTGDRLETLGLDFLGEAGPRTVHRERDERAQETQRGILDALQDGPLPRAKLGRKGGTFDRALKALENSGQVVKLDRGRYALPGHAPEVSPPHQTLASDVVVQVAGTPGDGPDGEDGEVLGTW
- a CDS encoding TubC N-terminal docking domain-related protein, translated to MVAGDLLRELEGRGVRLAVDGGRLVARGRSGAVTPELAEQIKLQKNALLRELQASTGGQVARLPEPLVRLVRAASGHSLNRPGVLPSGMVPDLGGYVLTCAALYACGFDPERQLAHLWAARGAWNSQSQVCN